Genomic DNA from Clostridium sp. BJN0013:
TGATTTTTTCCAATTCATCCTGTATTTCAATTTTTGCTATAGTTTTCTGCTTCCATTTTTCAATATTATTTATTAATTCTTCATCCTCCTTAAGTTTTTCTATTAAAATTTCAATTTTATTTAAGAATTCAGTATGAATTAACTGTTCTTCATCCTTTAAACTATGAAGCGTTTCTATTATCTGTTCCTGAATTGAAGAAGCAATATCATTTACATTTATAGTATTGGTCCCCTTGCCTACCCCTAAAGCAAATTCCATTAGAATTTTTTTAAATCCCTTTACCTTGTTTACATTATCTTTTATAAGTTTATCTATAATTTTACTAATTTCTTTATTGACTTTTTCTTCATCTGTTTTAATAATTAATTCTTCCAATATAGATTTAAATAATATTTTGCAATGTTTATCTCCTATAGCAAATTTAAGTATCTCACTAAGCCATAAAGATAAATTAAATTCTTTTAATTTATGTCTAAGATTTTTTTCAATAAATAAGGCTACATTACTTGAATCAATGCATCCAATAATATTTTCAGCAAGATCTTTTAATTGATCATAAAAAACAGTTTTATCTTTAGCACTATCTTCAATAAATTCAATTATATTATCTGTAATATTTAATGCATCTATTTTTTCTTTCAATATTTTCCTACTTAAAAGTTCATTTTCTACTACATTAACTATTTGCTCTACAACTTTAACCCTGTTTCTAGGTATTACAGCAGTATGCCATGAAAATCCCAATGGTTTTTTAAACAGTGCAGTTACGGCAAACCAATCAGCTATGCTTCCTACTAAAGCTGCTTCTATAATAAAGCCTGCCATTCTCACATAAAAATTATTATCAAAATGTATTTTTAACAGAATACTTATACCAAAAGCAATAAATAGAATTATTAAAAGCATATCTGCTATTTTCTTGTTTTTCATCTCATTTCTCCCATTTAAGATATGTAAAATATACTATTTAAAAGAAAAAACAGAATCCCTACCAGGCCACCCACTACAGAACCATTGATTCTAATCAGCTGCAGATCATTGCCTGCTTTTGATTCAATTAATTCTATGAGCATATCATTTGAATATTTATTTAAATTCTCCTTTATAACCTCACCTATGCTATTATGGAAATTATCAATAAATTTATTTAGCAATGTTTTTAAATAAATATCTACTTTTTTCTGCACATCTATATTATACCTAAATCTACAAATAAAACTATAAATTTCATTTTCTATTTCACCCACAAAACTTTTTACTATTTTATTTTCTTTGAATTGTTTCCCTGTATAATGGTCAATACTAATATCTTTAAATCCGCTTATTTTCCAGGCTTTAAATTTTTCTTCCATATCCTCATCTGAAACTATATTATTTAGTTTAATGACAATCCATTTCTTAAATTTAATTCTTTCCTGATTATCCAAATCCTTAATATTATTTAAATATTGAACCAGATCTTTTTGAATTATTACAGCAATTTTATCTGGAGATAAATTAAGTATAAAGTCTAATACCACTGTATTCACTATTGCCCTTCTTCTAGCACCTCTTTCATAAGACACCTTTGTTTTACTAACAAGTTCCTCAAGTATTTTACTGGCCTTTTCCGTCTTTATAATTGTTTGTATTTCTTCAATTATAAAATTAATAACTTTATCTCCACTTCCTTTTATAAGAGAAATCTGCAAAGAAGAAATTATGACTTTCCATAAATTAAACTCCATCAATCTATTTATAAGTGAATTGGAATTTATACCTCCATTACCTGAATTATCTCCAGTTAAACTTTCTTCTACTATTAATCCAACTATTTTTTTGATATCCTTATCCCCATTATCTTCAAATAAAAATTTTAAAATAGGTTTAGAAGTATCATATTCCAATAAAAATTTCTTTAAATATTCCTTAGACAATAATTCTTCCGTAACCATATTAACTAGACCCTCAAGTATTTTTTCCCTATTTCTCGGTATTATCTCTGTTTTAAAAGGAATTCCAAGAGGTTTTTTAAATAATGCAGTAATACCATACCAGTCAGCAAAGCCTCCAATCATGGAAGCACAAAAAGCACTGCTTATTAATCCGCCCCAAAAAGTCTTATAAAAAGGACAAGTTATTAAATATCCAAGGGTAACTATAATCAATATTATTGTTGCCTTATAGCGATTCATCTTACAATAACCCACTTTCATAGCTTTATAGTTTTATCCGATATCTTTTAATATATGATTTCTAGAATTATACGGCATATTTACTATTATCCTATGTCCCTGCCAATTTGTAAAAAGCTTCCTTTTTATTTTTTCCTATTTACTCAAATATGGATCACAAATTAAACTCTAAACTGAGATTTTTGAGGAAATATTCCAAATATTCCTCCAGTATGGATAAATAATAAATTTTTATATTCACTGAATTTCCCCTTTTTAATTTCCTGGGTCAATCCATACATTGCTTTACCTGTATATACAGGATCCAATATTATCCCTTCTAACTTTGCAAGTTCCTTAATAAATTCCAGTTCCTCTTCACGGCTCAAGGCATATCCTCTACCTACATATCCATCTATGATATTTATTTCATCCTTTGAAAAATTAAGGTTCACATCAATATATTTCATGCTATCATGTAATATTTCATAAATCCTATCCTTAAAATATTTCTCATTCTGGCATACATTAACTCCATAAATTTTAGCATCATAATTTAATATTCTGCTGCCTAATAACAGTCCTGAATAGGTTCCCCCAGAACCTGTAGCAATAACAATTCCATCAAAATGTACTTTCATTTCTTTTTCCTGGAGCATTATTTCCTCTATAGCTCTATAATAACCAAAACCTCCTATTCCATTTGATGCACCCTCTGGAATAATATAAGGTTTCAGCCCCTTATTTTCCATATTGGTTTTAATTTCTTTCATAACTTCCATTCTTCTATTTTCATATTCCTCTTGAGAAACAAAATAAATTTCGGCTCCTAAAAGCTTATCCAATAAAAGGTTTCCGTCGACTTCTGTATCTTTACTGCCATTTAGAACCAGACAACACTTAAAACCGAGCTTTACAGCCACTGCTGCAGTAGCCCTACAATGATTTGACTGAATTCCACCACAAGTAATTAATGTATCATATCCTTTATCCGCAGCTTCTGCTGCAGAAAATTCTAACTTTCTTATCTTATTCCCAGAAATCTCTGTTCCAGTCTGATCATCCCGTTTTATGTATATATCTGGTCCACCTAGTTTTTTCGATAGTTTTTCCATTTTCTCTATTTTAGTTGGCAAATTAGCCATATTTATTTTTTCTGGAATTTTAATCATTTAATTATCTCCACCTTTAAAAAATCTTTCCTACATTGTAATTATAACAAATAAATCAATACAATATAATACTAAATCCATATCTAATAGTTTTTATAGAAATTACTGCAATTATTTTTTATAACATTTATATATAAAATAACTATTCAAGAAGTGATGATATCACTGCCCAAATAGTTATCCACAATTAATAATTCCATACTTTGCACACAGCAGCTGCTCATATGTAACGCTTCAATTCAATTTAGCCATTCTTTTATGAGAAAAAGATAATTTGAGTAGAATAGGTGTTATAATCGTAGTCAATATCACAACAATCAAAGTTGGAAGAAATATTTCCTCTGAAATTATCCCCTTTTGAAGGCCTATATTAGCAGTAATAATTGCTACTTCCCCCCTTGAGATCATACCAGCTCCAATCTGTACGGATTCACTTTTACTCATCTTCATAAGTCTGGCAGCAGCACCACATCCTATTACCTTGCCAATAACTGCTATGACAAACATAACTAGGGTAATAAGAACTACTTCTAAAGTTAATCCCTTCAAGTTTGCTTCAATTCCAACACTTGCAAAAAATATAAGAGATAAAAAACCTGATGAGATTGCTTTTACATTTCTCTCTAAATATTCTCTATGAACAAATGATGAAAGTATGAGTCCAGCTATATACGCCCCGGTAATAGCTGCTATACCTAAAATTTCAGCAATATATGCTATGAGTACGGCAAATGCTATAGAAAATGTAAGAAATTCTCTTCCCGGTTTTATATAATTCTTAAATTTATTCATATATTTTGGCATATATACCAGTGCAATTATAGAAGTTATACAGAACAACATTACTTTTACAAATACATATACAATTGACAATGTACCTGAAACCTCAGTATTTGAACCGGAAGTTTGTGCTACTGCAAGAACTATAGATATAAGTATAAGCCCGAGAATATCATCTATTACTGCTGCTCCAAGAATATTTATGCCTGCCCTTGTATTTAGTTTTCCAAGTTCTTTAAGAGTTTCTGCTGTAATACTCACGCTGGTGGCAGTCAATATAACTCCTACAAATATATTCTCCCAAAAATCACTAAAAAACATATACGCCCCTAAAGTCCCCAAAACAAGAGGAAGTATTATGCCGCCTAATGCAATTATAAATGATGACAATCCAGCTTTTTTAAACTCTTCTACATTAGTCTCCAGTCCCGCAAGAAACATAAGCAAAATTACTCCAAGATTTGAAAGCAATTTTATATTATCATCATATTGTACAATATTTAATACAACCGGTCCAAGTATTACACCTGCAATCAATGCCCCCAACACTTCCGGCATTTTCATCTTTCTGCTTATTATTCCTCCTGTTTTTGTAAATACAAGTATCAATACAATATTTAACAATGCCTTTTCCATAGCTACCTCCTAAATTTAAAAAAATAATGGAAAGTCCTATAAAGGACTTTCCACCCTAAAAGCCATATTTATCTTGAAATCAAATTAAAATTTGTTCAACCGAAATTATATAGTCAGTATTCTATTATGCACATATGTTATGCCTACAATAATAACATATTCAAAAATATTCCGCAAACATATAATAATCTAAAGGATATCTACATATGCAATCCAATATCATATTACAGTTTATTTTAAATTTTTATAAAAATAATTAGTTTTCCTAAATCACTTCCAAATCAAGATACCTTTTCCTTATCTTCTGAAGGTAAATCAAGATTGTTAACATACTTCTTGGTTTCAGCTGCAATAACTCCACTGAGAAGAAACATTGCTACTACATTTGGAATTACCATCAATGCATTCAATATATCTGCAATTGTCCATACAAGATCAAGACTCACAAGTGTACCTATCAAGGCTACTATTACCCATGCGACTCTGTAAGGTCTAATAACCTTCTTACCAAATAAATATTCAGCAGCTCTCTCTCCGTAATAAGACCATCCTAATACTGTAGAAAGTGCAAATATAGCTAAGGCAATGGCTATTATAATCGGGCCTATTACAGGAATTTGATCCCAAGCAGCACTTGTAAGTAGGGAAGAAGTGTTTGTATCAATAGCAGGATTCTTAATTACGCTGCTTACAATTACAAGTCCTGTCATTAAGCATATTACTACTGTATCCCAAAAAGTACCTGTCATAGACACAAGGGCCTGTCTCACAGGATTTTTAGTTTTAGCAGCAGCTGCTACAATAGGAGCAGAACCCATACCTGACTCATTGGAAAACAAACCTCTTGCAGCACCATAACGGCAAGCAATGGCAACAGTAGATCCTATAAACCCACCTCCTGCAGCCTGTGGAGAAAACGCTGCTTTAACTATAGTAACAACTGTTTGTCCCAAAACGTCTGCATTCATTACTAAAATAATTAAACATCCTAGTACATAAAATATAGCCATAAAGGGTACTAACTTTTCACATACTTTAGTAATAGATTGTACCCCCCCAATAACAACAGCACCTACAAAAATAGCAATTACAATTCCTGAAATCCATGTAGGAATTCCAAAGCTGTTATGTAAAGTTGCTGCAACTGCATTTGTTTGAGTAGAACACCCTATTCCAAAAGCAGCCAAAGCAGTAAATATACAAAAAATTATTCCAAGCCATTTCATTTTAAGTCCTCTTTCAAGGGCATACATAGCTCCCCCAAGCATAGTTCCATCTTCAGTTTTCACTCTATATTTTACAGATATAAGAGCTTCGGCATATTTCGTAGCTATACCAAACACACCTGTAAACCACATCCAAAGCACAGCACCAGGTCCCCCTAAAGTTACTGCTGTTGCAACACCAATTATGTTACCTGTACCTATAGTGGCTGCTAAAGCAGTACTAAGGGCACCAAATTGAGATACATCTCCTTCACCATCAGGATCTTTAGTAACAGATAATTTAATTCCTGTAAATACTTTTTTTTGGATAAATCCAGTTCTGAAAGTAAAGAAAATATGTGTCCCAAAAAGTACGACAATCATGGGCACACCCCATAAAACGCTGTCTATACTGTTCAAAGCATTAATAAGTCCTTCCATTAAAACAACACTCCTCTCATAATAATATTGATAAAAACATAAAAATCAATCGTAAAAATTAATTATATTGTTAATATTGTATCAAATAAACTCATATTTATCAATAATACACAAGTCCCCACTGTTCACAATTATTTGATATTTCTTAAAAATACTTTTATTTTCTTGCAGTATGGGCATTCTTTATAATACAAAATTGATGAAGGATTTTTATATATTAACATTGCTTACTTTTAATATGATGATCATATGTATTCTATCGCTTATAAAGTATATCCATATCCTTACTGGGTCAACACACCATGGTATAATTTTTCTAATGAGTTTACTGATCAATATATTCCTTTTACTGATGAAATGGATTATAACTTAAGATTTGATATTTGGCAATCTGGAAAGGATGATAGTTTAATTGAGTTAAAGGAAAATCTATAATGACTTTGCAATCTTGATACCTATTGGTAAATGATGGCACAATATAATCAATACCGATAATAGACCTCTTAAATTGTACTCTATCTACCCTCCACCTCAGCATCTGCATGATACTAGAGCTAAAGCAATTGCACAAGCTGCTGAAGAAAACCACCACCTGTAATATAAAAAGGGATTGTGAAAAAAATCTGTAAAATAGCTTTTTATAAGTAAAATCAACTTAATTATAAAAGGCTGTTTTTTATAGCAAAATGCGTTAGTTAAATATTTTCTACCTTCTTAAACCAATCTTTTTAATAAATACACATTATCATCTATATTAATTAAGCATCTTTTTAATTTCTTTTATTTCATAAATTCTTCTCTTTCTATTGTGAAAATTACAATCAATTAGTTCAAATAACACAGAATGGAAATATGTCCTATATGGTGGTAAAATATTCTTATGTAATTATAAACATAAATTACCATGCTTTGGAATCCTGGGAGGTATTATTATGCATGATGAAAATTTCCTTAACACCTTGAATAGAGTTGCAGTTATATTCGTAAAGGGTGGAGGAATCATAACAGTTAGTAAACAATTCATTGAAATGACTGAATATACTTATGATGAACTGCTAAATAGAAATATAGCAGATGTATTTAGAACTTTAAAAGTCGGTCCAAATATTAATATTGACAACATTGACGAATATAATAACTATTTTTTGTTTACCAAATCACTTCAAGTTAGATTTGTTAGTATTGAGGTAGTAAAAGAAAAAAATGAACAAATATATATTTTAACAGAAAAATCAAATTTACGATTTGAGCATAGATTTAGTTTTCTTTCTCAAATATCTTCGGAGAATATATATGGAGTAGCAATATATAGCATTCCAGATTATATTTTACTTAAAACTAATCAAATGTACCTTAATTTTCTTGACGCTCCGTATAATACTCCGGAAAATGCATTGGGTAGATTTATAGGCGAAATTATCAAAGGATGGTCATACAGTGGTGCCGATGCTATATTTAATATAGTTACAAATGGTAAATCAGAACATTTAAAAGAGTTTGAACTCCATAAATTTTCAAGGGGTACAACATACTGGGATATTACTTTTATGCCTTTATATGAAAACCAAAATGTTAGATATATTTTAATTTTCTGTGATGAAGTAACTGAAAGAGTTCTTTATAGAAGGCAACTGGAAAAAAAGAATAGAGTAATAGAAAAACAAAAAAAACTGCTGGAACTATTTGTTGAAAATATGGCTGATGGATTGCTTTTATTGGACAAGAATAATAAATTAACTATGCTTAATAAAGCAGCTGAAGATTTATTATACAAGTCAGAGAATATCATTAATAATAGAGATAGTTGTACTCAAACTAGATACTACAATCAAGATGGAAATGAGATTGACATAAGTAATTCTCTAGGTTTAAGAATATTAAAAGGTGAAAAGATAAATGAATTCTTTGTAACAGCAAAAAAGCCTGATAAAACTGTTTATTATAGTATCACTGGAACTCCTATTTATAATGTAAAAGGAAGAATAGACTACGCTGCCCTGTGTGTACATAATATTTCAGAAAAAGTTAAATATGGTCAAAAGAAACGTGAAGCACTTGAAAATACTATAAAAATGAAAGACGAATTTCTCTCAATAATATCACATGAACTTAGGACACCACTTAATGTTATTAGTAGTGCTACTCAAGCAATGAACTCTATTTGTCATGAGGAATTATCGGATAAAGCTAAAAAGTATATAGGTATGATAAGACAGAATACCTTTAGACAACTAAGATTAGTAAATAACCTTCTTGATATTACCCGTGCTAATGCAGAACATATCAAGATTAATAAAAAAAATATTGACATTGTATTTCTGACAAAAACCATCATTGATTCTGTACGCAGTTATGCTTCAAATAAACAAATCGAGATAAAACTTACATCTTCATTTAAAGAGAAGGTAATAGCAATTGATGATGAAAAATATGAGAGAATACTTTTAAACTTACTTTCTAACTCTATTAAATTCACACCAGAAGGTAAATTTATTGTTGTAAATTTGTGTTCTATAAAAGGAAATATATGTGTTAAAGTCAAAGATAATGGAATCGGTATACCACCGGATAAAGTAGATATAATCTTTGAAAGATTTGGACAAGTGGATAGCTCACTATCAAGACAAGCAGAAGGTACAGGTATCGGTTTATCACTGGTGAAAAAGCTGATTGAAGCATTAGGAGGTAGTATATCTGTTAAAAGTAAAGTTGGTATAGGTAGTACTTTTTCGCTCTTACTTCCCGATGAAAAAATAAATCAGAAATGCAAAGAAAAAGAAATGATAAATTTATTAGATAATCATCTTATAGAAAGTATCAATATAGAGTTTTCTGATATTTATTTATAGTTATTTACAATCAACTGATTCCTAAGTTTAGATAGAATTTGATCATGCGAAATGCTTTTTTCCATATGAATTGAAAATTATAAACAGCCAAAACCAAAGAAAGAGGAAGGCAAATTAAATTATCCTCCTCTTTTTATTTATCCTATCTTTCTATATCGGCAAAGACAGCCCTGCCTCTTTGAGGGTCCGAGAAAGTGCCTCTATATACTGATTGCTACCATGAAATGAACCACACACGCCAAGTGCAACTTCAACGACTAATTTTAAACTCTACTGGTTCCCAATCAGGAAATTTGAGTGAGTATGCTTTTGCTTCCATAAAACAATTTTAGGGGATTATATTCAATGCAAGAAATATAAAAAATTGGAAACTCAATTATTAGAGGTACAAGATAAGTTAATAAACACGATTGATGAAAAACTACAAGAGCCATTTGTGGAATATGGAGATATTATAAATTCACAAATAGCAATTATATACAGATAAATTTATATATGTGCTTTGAAGTCTATTGGAATGATTGAAACTATAAAAAAATAAGTAGAATGTTTTTAATAGATACATCTGGTAATACTGTATTATTCAATTTTCAAAGAGCATCACTCATATTTTTTATGATAATTTTTTTCTATACTATTAATATAATTGTATGTAAATTCAATTGCTTTTTTAGTAATTTCTTCACAAACATGAGGAGGGTCATCTGATCTAAAGCCTTGGACACGTAAATCCCTGCAAACTATACTTCCAAAGCTATTTTCAAATTTGCTTGCAAAATTATAACAATAACTCACAATACTTTGATTTCCATACCCAAGTTTTCTTCCAAAGATACCTATAAACATAAGAGAACCCTCTACTAATCCACATTGAGCACCAAATTTCCCTGCACCATGCATTCCAATTGCAGAATCTATGACTTGAGAAGTTAAATCTATCTTGCATATTTCTGCTAAAGTTTTTAAAACTGTAGTTGCACAATTTATATCATCTTCCCAGTAATACTTATGTACTCTATCATTAATCATGGCTCTGTAATTTCCCATTACTTCCCCTCCTACCTCAATTACAGTACTGTTGCAAACATAAAAATATTTCTTAATAAGTCTAAATACTTAAATTATAAAGTAATAAAACTAATTATAGTTTTACTCAAATACTGGACGCATAAAACTTCTTTCAAAACTAATAATGCATCTTGTTTCTTCTGCGTATGCCAATACTGCTTGACATTCCTTATCTGTATTAATTTCTTTTCGATACTTCTCATATTTAGCGAGATTGGGAAAGCTAAATAAATCATAAGCAATATTATTAGCACCTTCATGTGGCATAAAATATCCATGATGAATACCACCCATATGATTTACAAGTTGTATCCACAATTTTGCGTATTTCTCAAATTCATTCAATTTATATGGGTCAATTACATATTTTAAGTAACTTGTAACCATTATTTCACCTCATTTATTAATAATTTTTTTATTGTACATTTCTTAATTAAAATAATTTCTATATGATATTATTCGATAGAGGATAAGATAAAAGTTGTTGATGTCCCTACCATTCCATTTATCTTTAATAGTTCGTCAATATAATCAGTTATATTATGTGGTGAAATACTTCTTACTTTTAGCACTATGCACCATTCACCTGCTAACCTATGACATTCTTCTAAAAATGTACCATTAACATTGATCTTCTTAATTTTCTTAATAATATCTTTAATAATTACTGCATTTATTTTTAAATGTATAAAGACATGTATATTTTGCCCCAACTTATCCCAATCAACTATTGCTTTATATCTTTTAATTACCCCGCAGTCTTCAAGTTTTTTTACTCTTTGGCGAACAGCAGGTCTGGACAAATTTAGATTTTTGCTTATACTTTCATGTGATTCTCTACCATTATCAATAAGTGCTTTAAGGATTTTTTTATCTATATCATCCATGAGCTCACGTCCTTTATAATATATAGTAACATATTTCTTAAATAATATAACTAATAGTAATTA
This window encodes:
- a CDS encoding DUF445 domain-containing protein — translated: MKNKKIADMLLIILFIAFGISILLKIHFDNNFYVRMAGFIIEAALVGSIADWFAVTALFKKPLGFSWHTAVIPRNRVKVVEQIVNVVENELLSRKILKEKIDALNITDNIIEFIEDSAKDKTVFYDQLKDLAENIIGCIDSSNVALFIEKNLRHKLKEFNLSLWLSEILKFAIGDKHCKILFKSILEELIIKTDEEKVNKEISKIIDKLIKDNVNKVKGFKKILMEFALGVGKGTNTINVNDIASSIQEQIIETLHSLKDEEQLIHTEFLNKIEILIEKLKEDEELINNIEKWKQKTIAKIEIQDELEKIITSISYIFKSEPDEKIQSHVDNIQPLIAWVKDELHNYWNHLKTDNKFKNTVNECIKELIYNVVKSSYGVIGAIIKKVLNNMTDESLNNFIQLKVGNELNWIRINGCIIGAIFGFIVFLFINQVYLPLITKMFHL
- a CDS encoding DUF445 domain-containing protein, producing the protein MNRYKATIILIIVTLGYLITCPFYKTFWGGLISSAFCASMIGGFADWYGITALFKKPLGIPFKTEIIPRNREKILEGLVNMVTEELLSKEYLKKFLLEYDTSKPILKFLFEDNGDKDIKKIVGLIVEESLTGDNSGNGGINSNSLINRLMEFNLWKVIISSLQISLIKGSGDKVINFIIEEIQTIIKTEKASKILEELVSKTKVSYERGARRRAIVNTVVLDFILNLSPDKIAVIIQKDLVQYLNNIKDLDNQERIKFKKWIVIKLNNIVSDEDMEEKFKAWKISGFKDISIDHYTGKQFKENKIVKSFVGEIENEIYSFICRFRYNIDVQKKVDIYLKTLLNKFIDNFHNSIGEVIKENLNKYSNDMLIELIESKAGNDLQLIRINGSVVGGLVGILFFLLNSIFYIS
- a CDS encoding D-cysteine desulfhydrase family protein, whose translation is MIKIPEKINMANLPTKIEKMEKLSKKLGGPDIYIKRDDQTGTEISGNKIRKLEFSAAEAADKGYDTLITCGGIQSNHCRATAAVAVKLGFKCCLVLNGSKDTEVDGNLLLDKLLGAEIYFVSQEEYENRRMEVMKEIKTNMENKGLKPYIIPEGASNGIGGFGYYRAIEEIMLQEKEMKVHFDGIVIATGSGGTYSGLLLGSRILNYDAKIYGVNVCQNEKYFKDRIYEILHDSMKYIDVNLNFSKDEINIIDGYVGRGYALSREEELEFIKELAKLEGIILDPVYTGKAMYGLTQEIKKGKFSEYKNLLFIHTGGIFGIFPQKSQFRV
- a CDS encoding cation:proton antiporter; protein product: MEKALLNIVLILVFTKTGGIISRKMKMPEVLGALIAGVILGPVVLNIVQYDDNIKLLSNLGVILLMFLAGLETNVEEFKKAGLSSFIIALGGIILPLVLGTLGAYMFFSDFWENIFVGVILTATSVSITAETLKELGKLNTRAGINILGAAVIDDILGLILISIVLAVAQTSGSNTEVSGTLSIVYVFVKVMLFCITSIIALVYMPKYMNKFKNYIKPGREFLTFSIAFAVLIAYIAEILGIAAITGAYIAGLILSSFVHREYLERNVKAISSGFLSLIFFASVGIEANLKGLTLEVVLITLVMFVIAVIGKVIGCGAAARLMKMSKSESVQIGAGMISRGEVAIITANIGLQKGIISEEIFLPTLIVVILTTIITPILLKLSFSHKRMAKLN
- a CDS encoding alanine/glycine:cation symporter family protein is translated as MEGLINALNSIDSVLWGVPMIVVLFGTHIFFTFRTGFIQKKVFTGIKLSVTKDPDGEGDVSQFGALSTALAATIGTGNIIGVATAVTLGGPGAVLWMWFTGVFGIATKYAEALISVKYRVKTEDGTMLGGAMYALERGLKMKWLGIIFCIFTALAAFGIGCSTQTNAVAATLHNSFGIPTWISGIVIAIFVGAVVIGGVQSITKVCEKLVPFMAIFYVLGCLIILVMNADVLGQTVVTIVKAAFSPQAAGGGFIGSTVAIACRYGAARGLFSNESGMGSAPIVAAAAKTKNPVRQALVSMTGTFWDTVVICLMTGLVIVSSVIKNPAIDTNTSSLLTSAAWDQIPVIGPIIIAIALAIFALSTVLGWSYYGERAAEYLFGKKVIRPYRVAWVIVALIGTLVSLDLVWTIADILNALMVIPNVVAMFLLSGVIAAETKKYVNNLDLPSEDKEKVS
- a CDS encoding ATP-binding protein; its protein translation is MHDENFLNTLNRVAVIFVKGGGIITVSKQFIEMTEYTYDELLNRNIADVFRTLKVGPNINIDNIDEYNNYFLFTKSLQVRFVSIEVVKEKNEQIYILTEKSNLRFEHRFSFLSQISSENIYGVAIYSIPDYILLKTNQMYLNFLDAPYNTPENALGRFIGEIIKGWSYSGADAIFNIVTNGKSEHLKEFELHKFSRGTTYWDITFMPLYENQNVRYILIFCDEVTERVLYRRQLEKKNRVIEKQKKLLELFVENMADGLLLLDKNNKLTMLNKAAEDLLYKSENIINNRDSCTQTRYYNQDGNEIDISNSLGLRILKGEKINEFFVTAKKPDKTVYYSITGTPIYNVKGRIDYAALCVHNISEKVKYGQKKREALENTIKMKDEFLSIISHELRTPLNVISSATQAMNSICHEELSDKAKKYIGMIRQNTFRQLRLVNNLLDITRANAEHIKINKKNIDIVFLTKTIIDSVRSYASNKQIEIKLTSSFKEKVIAIDDEKYERILLNLLSNSIKFTPEGKFIVVNLCSIKGNICVKVKDNGIGIPPDKVDIIFERFGQVDSSLSRQAEGTGIGLSLVKKLIEALGGSISVKSKVGIGSTFSLLLPDEKINQKCKEKEMINLLDNHLIESINIEFSDIYL
- a CDS encoding C-GCAxxG-C-C family protein, translated to MGNYRAMINDRVHKYYWEDDINCATTVLKTLAEICKIDLTSQVIDSAIGMHGAGKFGAQCGLVEGSLMFIGIFGRKLGYGNQSIVSYCYNFASKFENSFGSIVCRDLRVQGFRSDDPPHVCEEITKKAIEFTYNYINSIEKNYHKKYE
- a CDS encoding NIPSNAP family protein; amino-acid sequence: MVTSYLKYVIDPYKLNEFEKYAKLWIQLVNHMGGIHHGYFMPHEGANNIAYDLFSFPNLAKYEKYRKEINTDKECQAVLAYAEETRCIISFERSFMRPVFE
- a CDS encoding Lrp/AsnC family transcriptional regulator; this encodes MDDIDKKILKALIDNGRESHESISKNLNLSRPAVRQRVKKLEDCGVIKRYKAIVDWDKLGQNIHVFIHLKINAVIIKDIIKKIKKINVNGTFLEECHRLAGEWCIVLKVRSISPHNITDYIDELLKINGMVGTSTTFILSSIE